A window of the Candidatus Krumholzibacteriota bacterium genome harbors these coding sequences:
- a CDS encoding response regulator codes for MEPGQTALAWKIAALALSVLLPPVAVLAAILYRRLRSARKALSIESERASAESVKVEELARLLQETREQNSLLFDSSPAAMAIIKTDATVIRMNKVAKKFLRTENEEYSGKKLFQIPSIRDNLSLFKEKFKQVLEKGELSPFDIEIVHEGADHAGHIVISAILAGAPGGEKIIYAIALDITDRIMLEQKIRKREKIEAISALAGSFAHDINNLLSTILGYTELLMSNHAGDSEVYDCAELIRKSISRSATISDQLLSYSRKNMRQVESVDIHMILGRVVTKAIGRKDRKIRINTRLDARPFHITGDPDQLEQAFFNILQNAKDSIPEGGELSIITETIDLDEIYCSFHSDLSPGRYLRVSFEDSGAGIPAGIIGRVFDPFFTTKEKTGASGMGLAVVYGIIRDHNGSIEIYSEEDIGTSVKVYLPLSGKSHADSFSIGRPKKTEKKGKIVVIDDDELVLKVATDMLDHLGFEIFPFRNGLKAIEFYRENFKEIDLVILDMVMPIIDGAKVFSELKSIDPGLKALLSSGYILDSRAGDILHSGIDGFIQKPFLMTQLSTKISEILGDEGQ; via the coding sequence ATGGAGCCCGGGCAGACTGCTTTGGCGTGGAAAATAGCGGCATTGGCTCTATCTGTCCTTCTTCCTCCTGTGGCGGTCCTCGCGGCGATCCTCTATAGAAGATTGCGAAGCGCGCGGAAGGCCCTTTCCATTGAATCGGAAAGAGCGTCAGCAGAATCCGTCAAGGTGGAGGAACTGGCCAGGCTTCTTCAAGAGACCAGAGAACAAAACTCCCTTCTTTTCGATTCTTCCCCCGCAGCTATGGCTATCATAAAGACTGACGCGACCGTGATCAGGATGAACAAGGTGGCAAAAAAGTTCCTCAGGACCGAAAACGAGGAATATTCGGGGAAAAAGCTTTTCCAGATTCCTTCCATCAGGGACAACCTGTCGCTCTTCAAGGAAAAATTCAAGCAGGTCCTCGAGAAGGGGGAATTATCGCCTTTCGATATAGAGATCGTCCACGAGGGCGCGGACCATGCGGGGCATATCGTAATAAGCGCGATCCTTGCCGGCGCGCCAGGGGGCGAAAAGATCATATACGCGATCGCGCTTGATATCACTGACAGGATAATGCTCGAACAAAAGATAAGAAAAAGGGAAAAGATCGAAGCGATCAGCGCGCTGGCGGGATCGTTCGCTCATGATATCAACAACCTTCTTTCCACGATTCTGGGATATACTGAATTGCTGATGTCAAACCACGCCGGCGACAGTGAAGTATATGACTGCGCTGAACTGATCAGGAAATCGATAAGCAGATCGGCGACTATCTCCGACCAGCTCCTCTCATACTCGAGAAAAAACATGCGCCAGGTAGAGTCGGTCGATATACACATGATCCTGGGGCGCGTAGTCACGAAAGCGATCGGCAGAAAAGACAGAAAGATAAGGATAAACACGAGGCTTGACGCGAGACCTTTTCACATCACCGGCGACCCCGATCAGCTCGAACAGGCATTTTTCAATATACTTCAGAACGCGAAAGATTCTATCCCCGAAGGCGGAGAGCTTTCCATCATTACCGAGACGATCGATCTCGATGAGATCTACTGCTCTTTTCATTCCGATCTCTCTCCGGGGCGGTATCTGCGGGTTTCGTTCGAAGATTCCGGGGCGGGGATACCTGCGGGGATCATCGGAAGAGTATTCGACCCCTTTTTCACCACGAAGGAAAAAACGGGAGCCTCGGGAATGGGACTCGCCGTAGTCTACGGGATCATCAGGGATCACAATGGCTCGATAGAGATATACAGCGAGGAAGATATCGGCACATCGGTAAAGGTATACCTTCCGCTCAGCGGTAAAAGCCACGCCGATTCATTCTCCATCGGAAGACCGAAAAAGACCGAAAAAAAAGGGAAGATAGTCGTCATCGACGATGACGAACTTGTCCTGAAAGTAGCGACAGATATGCTCGATCATCTTGGCTTTGAAATATTCCCCTTCAGAAACGGCCTCAAAGCGATCGAGTTTTACAGGGAGAACTTCAAGGAGATCGACCTTGTCATACTTGATATGGTGATGCCTATCATAGACGGAGCAAAGGTATTCTCCGAGCTGAAATCGATCGACCCTGGACTGAAGGCCCTTCTTTCGAGCGGGTACATACTCGATTCAAGAGCGGGCGATATACTACACAGCGGGATAGACGGATTTATCCAGAAGCCTTTCCTGATGACGCAGCTTTCAACAAAGATATCGGAGATCCTCGGAGACGAGGGTCAATGA